The DNA window ATAGGTCCATCGGGTGTGAAAAGCGCGGAAATAGCGTGGGACGAGGTAATTAATTAGAAGTTCTATGTTGAGTAAATAATTGATGAGTGTAAATGGATTGATATGGCCAGCAGAATTGGAAAATGAATATTGTGTTGACATTTGAGTTGATAAGTATTCCAATTTCCAAATATGTAGTAAAGCTTTCATTAATACCTAGGTGGACGGAGAGAATTTTGGGTGAGGCTGTCCTGTGCCGCTGTGCGGCAGCTGACTCACATGGAAGTGACCTCCACTCGATCACACTTTTAATTTGTAAACGAGCTACTACACACGACAGTCTCAATGAAGAATTTCTCATTAGACGATAATCCTATATATTTCATAGTGTCAGAGAGCGAGCTACGTACTACAATCAGTACTTTGTTTATGCGccaaattttgagggaaaacaATAATACATATTGATTAAAAAGGATCACAACGAAACAAGGAAAACTTAGTTCATGCCCTAAGTGATTGGGTGAGCCATACTACACATATTAGGACTTGAAATACGGTGCCTGCCAACGATTGATTGTGATTCTTGAAGTAAATGGTTGCCATCACATGCAATGAATCACCTTCAAACTACACCTGTCAGACCCTACGAGCCACCATAGCTTCCAAATGAGGTGGACAAAACAACCGGCGATGCAGCcgcaacaaaaaagaaaattcctTCTCAATCTTGGACGCCGATGTTTATGCAACCCTTCCCGCTAGACTCACAAAATGCACCATCAAAATTAACTTCAAGCCAACATGGACTGGAAGTGCACCATTTTCGCTGCCGCACTTGTTGCTTGCTTTGGTATTTGAAGATATATATTACTCTAGCCATGTTGATTCTCGGGTAACTCCTTCTACCGGATCCATCTCCCCTTGCCAAACAGATTGTTCCTAGATTTCCACCACGACTAGAGTTAACTGACCTTAGGTAGATCATTTGCCATTTGGAATAACCATTCTTTGATGAAGAGAGGGCGTACTGAGTTCACCTGCAAGCAGAGGCGGCGTTGAGGGGGAGCGAAAGGTGTAATCGCACAGGACCTCAAAAAAATTTTGGtatcttatatttatatgtaataatgttatatattaaaaatatacttttattagcactttaaaatcttATAGTGTACTTTTTGTAAgtgtaaatttttttctttctaaatataaaaatttggagtgTACAATGAGATAGtaggagtgccaataacaacaccgtaaaaaacaattttcttttgaattttattatataataatgctatatattcaagtgaaactttaaagttagagtttttgaagtttttttttctttatttggttgCTTAAAATTGaactgttttttattatttagtgaaggttatgtttgtaactttttttatttatttaatgacATTTGTAAACTTACAATCAGTGAGTCCTAAatgttgttttgatttaagttattattttcttgtaccatatattgtcctacttttttaaaaataaaaattatcttaaaataTGACATTTTAATAAATTTCGCACAGGATCTCCGAAATCTCAGAGACAGCCTGCTTGCAAGCGCAAAGGATTAACAAACCAAAAGCGAGTAGCATGTGGACAGTCGCGCAACAAATTGTTTAAGCGCCAAATTTTGAACTTGAAGCAAATTGTCTGAGAAGTGAGTTGCCACGTACCTTATTTGGTATCTGATCTCTAATGCTTGCGTTACAAAGaataaaattttctttcaaTAGACATAAAGCTCTACTTGTCTTGCCATTATTTAACTTTCATTCTTCACTAGTAAAAAAGTAACCAAATATACCTAGTAATTTTATCTTTACCTTGGAAAACGAAAACAAGGAAATTGAATCCTGCAAAAATCAAGTGCCAATCCCAATTGTTAGTTTGTGCCCAAAATTTTATACCTCACAAATCTGTAAAATCAAGTGAAAAATACGCTTCTCTTTTTTAAAGGAAATTGTAACCTCTATACACGTGGATCTAAACAATACCTCTTCCCCATCAGTATGAATCTTGTAAGGAGAAAACACGAGGAGAGTGAGAATCAAACTCTTTCCTGATGCTTCACACCTAAGTTCGTGAGATAACTCAGTAACGAGAAAAAGAGAAACCAAAAGAACACAAGAAAATAAGTCTTATTAAATTCTTCATGTTTATAAACCTCAATACTCAGGCAAGGGGACGAAACACCAGCCTCCTTCACCAACAAGCTTCCCCTCTCCAAACGAAGACACAAATTCCACTCTCAACTCCCTACACGCCTCTCCAACACTCAAACCCCAAAGCCATGCCCAaattctagttttcccaaactGATAAGGCACAACCAAGTCCATCTTCATCTCCAAACTAACCTCCTTCAAATTCTCCTCTCTCAAAACATCAAACACTAATTCCTCCCCACACTCTGTCATATCAAATCTTATGAGCAGCGCGTTCGGCCTCTTTGCCTCAACGTTCACTGGCTTCACTGAAGCACACCACAGAGCCTTGAATTTCGGGTAGTACACAAAACCTTGAAAGTGTTTGGTGTCAACTTGGAGACCATTGTTTTGGCTGAATATCAATTCCGCATCCCAAACGGCACTCTCCAGTTCCAAGATAGGGTTAGTTAAGTTTGAGATGGAGAAGGATTGCTGATTGATGGCAATGGGGTACGTTCGGATGCCGGAGTTCAACGACATGCAGATGGTTGTGGCAAACGCAAGTGCTGTGAGGAGAATTGTGCCAGCAGCAAGTTTGATTTGCATTGATTCGAACAGTGCCTTATTATGATCGGACGGCCACTGAGAAGCCATGACTTTGTTTCAGTTTTTCtgcgaggagagagagagagagagagagagagagtattagAGCAAAATTAATATGGAAAACTACAGTCAAATTCAGCGAATCAGTGCATCAAATTGTCAAACGATAAAATTTATGTCattaattgaataaaataaattcaGTTGCTTACCATATGAGAAAAGCGAATAGAAAATACAACCATTTTACCATACGAGAAAAACGAGTAGAAAATCACAAAATCTTCATAAATTAAGCCCTAAATACCCTGCTACTTTTTTGAAAGGGGCCGACCCATCATTTTAGCATTAACGTACTAGACAGTATGGCGCGTTATCGCTAAGTTTATCAATTTAACCCACTGACATTACCGTttctaaaaaaaacacaaatagatgtGCGGTAATCAATTTCAGGGATCACATTGGTCGATTTTGAATTTGAAAGACTAAAATGAAGAGTTAAGTCAACAGTCCTTGAAAGTTTGTACCTATAAATACAATGAGATCACCACGTAAATTACAAACAAAGGTCCTTTAACCAAACATCATTCCCTTGCCTATATTACAGCAGCAACTAGCTCAAGCTTCACATTATTGACATGTAGAGTaagataaattacatcatttagGCAACGGAATGGAGCACTTACGCCCCTCAATTATCTTTCCCTCGGTACCTTTTGAACCCCAAAACTCAACCTTCAAACCTGAACAGTTGGGATTTAAGGCCACTTGGGTTCCCATTCCCAGTAGCTCCTTCATACTATAGGAAGCATCTATATGCATCTTCAAACTAAAACTAAGGTAacccttctttttatcttcacaCAACTGCTTCATCACTCGATCTTCCACATACGGTTGTTCCCCCTCACAACTGGTGGAATCAAACTTGATCTGTACAGTTTTCTGCTTCCTAGGAGGAATGCGCAGCGTTGCATCCACTGAAGCACATGATAGAGCCTCACTTTCTTTGTAATACACATAACTCGCAAAAGGGCTGAGGGTAACAATTAAGCCGCCATTTTGGTTCCCAAATGTCAACTTGGCTTCCCACTCAGCTGAAAGTGACGAATTTGAAACTTCAAAATTCGATAGAGAAAATGCATCCAAACGAAGCACAAGGGGGTCTGTCCCCGGACCGGACTTTGAATCCACATAGTTGCCAACGAACCATAAAGAAAATCCGATGGCGGTTGCTAGACTCACCACAATCAAAACAAGGACTATGTATCCACGAGCTTTATTGAAATATGGAGATGATTTGCACCACAAAGAAGCCATATAAAACTCTTCCTGAAATTATGTTAGTATGGTTAGTTTTGATTTGCAATTTGATAACATAATATGTTAGTATGTATGGTTAGTCTTGATTTACAGTTTGATAGCATAATATACTAGACATATGGCGAAACATTGTTTCTCTTTGTTTATATATGTACCACTTAATGTTCCTAAAAAGTCTATCTCACTAACCGGCAAAAGAAATAACATTCTAACAATAAattaatttgaaataaaacagAGTACGCAAATCTTTTCTAAGTACATTACTCCATAGGAGTACGTGGTAGGCAGGCCACTAGAGGAATATCAATCTGAATTGTTGCAAGTGAATTCTTATTATTTCTTCATGTACACTCATTGTCACTGCAGTCTGTAAATTTCCATCTTTCTTTTCAGAAATTGAATAATGAAATCCCTATCGTTTAGGAAACTTAATTGGTTTGTAAAACCCGTTCGCCAAATATGATAAACCGAGTTGACAATTTAATTTAAGATTTTTTACAACTTTCttaaaaaagaacaaataaataaaatcataccTTGTGAATGTGGTGGTTATTTTTCTTGGACAGCGATCAATCCAATTATATGGAGGTGGGGGAAAATTATAATTAAGTGATGAGTCAGTCTTACAGAAAAAGTGGAGATATTGATcgaaagagagaagaacaaaTGAGGGAAGATGGCAGCGGTTACACAATATTACAGGAGAATTATTTGTACGGGAAGATATATAGATACATACGACGGTTGGGGTTGGGGACGTTAACAATTTATTCTGGCGAAGCGATGTTTCATGTTTGCagttaagttttttttatttttttttatttttatgttttaaataaacgatattatctacattaaagaaaaaatggtgagcttagcctcataatggactaacaataaagtggttcaaattcgtctttgacgaaaatcgaacctaaaacctttcGTTGGCAGTTAAGTTTTAACTTTACTATTTGTTTCTGAGTTTCACGGTTTAACTGGGATCACAAATGCTGGAAAGGGGGGCCAGGTCAGTTGGTAGATCATTTTCTAATGcaaattataatttttgtaCGGTAAACTTTCTTTAAAACTTTGATAAATATAGCTCTCTAGTGAGTCGTGACTATGACCATTTACTTTCACGATTGgagaaaatattttcttttaactGCCAGATTATGAGTTCGATTTCATTTATTCCATACTATTTTATAATTAAGATAAGATTAATGCTAGTTAGACCAACATTTTAGatcaaatttacaaatcatgtaatgtgtcatcaataagaaaTGAAAACCTTAATCAGCATTTAAGTtaaaaaaatcacataaaaaataCTTTTTGGAAGAAAATCATTTCAAATACTTTTTCAGTAACAATtgagtttttgtttaaaaaaaatacgtGCTTCTAAAAAGTCAGCTTTGCTTTGCGAGGGACTTAGCATGGTTGATACTAATTTCTTACATCCTTATCTAACTTTGCTTTGATTTTTGTTGCTGATGGTGCTGGGCTAAACTTTAACTAGCAAATTGATAACATCAGAATTTTTTAGCCGTGTCGTGTCGTGTGGTGCACCTCTATTCATATGGCTTCTACTTCTTTGGTACAGGTTCCAAttagaaagataaaaaaaaaaggagaaattagATTTTCATCCTTCATATTGCTACTACATTGATTAAAATTCTATTCCTTTTCAatatttgatcaaggtccttgggtattaataacatcattaattatttcaataataaaatatttttttatttctaaatatattcatttaatgttaaaaatgttacaattagtatatttatatttatgactaaattttttatcatatatttttagttttagtttctacctatttttaatttgtaattcttttttaacttgtaccaattttcttttcagttttaatttgtacccatattttttaaagtttatttgtatttgtacccatatttttttttatttgtactttttattttgctaaatgtacccatgctaattatatgtacccattcatgtaaaaatttttaatcttaaaatgtactcattcttaaatataccaatttgttatatgtaaaatgtaccttttttttatataaaatctattcaatttttttctaatccatttttaaacttatatgggtacattcttttttctttgattttaaaatgtatccatgtcaagtttaatcgaagaaatttactaatgttattaagcctaatatctttttttttttgtgatttttgaagaatgtacccatgttttgatacaataaattttttggctaattttgatgaatgtacccatgtacacacacacacacaatagtatatttatatttttaatatttttaatcccacaaattatgtttttttattatttaaaatctcatttatataaacaactaaaatttataatttataatttaaaaaatatagtaatgtacaaaaaaataaattatcacattaatttcaaggacctcgatcaaaaattaaaaaccaacaaggtttcaatcaaagaatattcataactaaggaccgcatccaaagtctcaaaaaaaaaaaaaaaaaacaaggctTCATCTATTGATAATTTACAATTGCAAGATCCTTAATCTACATCGAACCATTACATTATAACCTCAAATTAAAAAGCTAATTCTGGCCTCGTGCCACcttgaaaaaaaatggaaaaaaaaaaaacctaattagaCTATTTGATTAAGAAAAGTCTGATTTAGTCAATTAATTAGCATGGGAACTGAGCACGTGATAGGCCCTCCACTAATCCAGCTTCCAAACCCAACTTTAGGCAAGAAGCCAACCCTTAAATCCAAACATTGAGGGTTCATTGTAACAGACTGTGTTCCACACCAACCGCTCTTGTACGTCGCCCAAGCAAACATTTCCAAGCTTAAATCCACAGCTCCTTCTTCCCCTTGCCTTTTCATCTCGTCCAACACCCCCTCCTCCACAGCCGGTTGATCAACATCTTGTGACCCCATCGTCGATATCTTTACGTGCATGGTTCTTTGTTGCTTCAATCCCAGAACAAATGGTTCCAACGAATATGTTAGGATGGTGCTATCTTTGTACAAAATTGAACCATCTAAACGGTTGAAGCGCACCCATGAAACCAGATTAGGGTTCTCTATTGTGAAGGTTACGTCAAAGTTGGCACCAAGCATTCCTCTTGAGATGTTAAGTTTGGACACGAAAAGAGAGTTGAGTCGAATTTTCGGGGGTTGTGGAAAGTGGGATGTGGCCATAAAGACGCATATCAAGGTGACAATCCCTAATGCGAGTAACAAAACACGGTGGACAAGTACTAATTTCGATGTCCATCTCGATGTAATAGGCTGCGGTACGTAGGAGTTTGAAATCGAAGGGTTGTGTGAAATCGGGAGCAGGGGAACGGTGACTGAGCGTTGCGCTGTTTTACTAATTTCCATGATTAATAGGAGTTTATGCTTGTAATATAATGTCAGAGCTTATTAAGATTTTTGAGggaaagagagggagaagaTGATGAGGAAATGAACCCGGGAAAGAAAGTTAATATAAAGGAGAAAGGGTAAAACTGAATAACTGCTAGATAGTAGAGGTCGttataaactaaaatttattcGGAACCAAAATTTACCAAAAGAGAGTAACAAAGAACTAGTGGAATTTCTAAACATCAGTCATTTGATAACAAAAAATGATTAACTGCGCTAAATGTCTACCTAGAAGTTGAAAGTTGTTGAAATATTGTCGGGGAGGGCCTAGCCAATTATTTTTAGTTGACGTGATCAGTTGGAAAGGATGATAAAATTTTCCTTCGAATTCTTATATAAAGAAGggttgtgattttcacacacctttAACTACTTTTTCCATACCTCTTTCTATTTGGTATCTTACTATTTAATCTTCTATATATACCCCTCCCTATTtaatctttcattaattaccatAAAAAAAGTAAGAAAGATATATATGAAAGATTAAACAGTACGATAccaattaactattaaaaaatagggaggggtgtgggaaaagtagttaagggtgtgtgaaaatcacaaccCATAAAGAATATTGCGCATATCTCTAGATGTTAATCAGACGGTGGAGAGAGCCTCAAGCCTAAGAGCTTGTTGTTAATGGATGaggatcccatccggatccaaATGGTGGGGATCCTAGGTATCCTCATATCTTAACCatttatcgtatattgtgcgatcagttttcgtcagatactatttatgtttaattttaaataataaaatttaaataattttttacagtaCGATATACGATTAACGGCTAGGATGAGAGGATCTCTAGGATCCTCACCATTTGAATCCGGATGGGATCCTCGACCAAGACTAACAGTTTGTTGTTACCTAGGTCAaacattttataaaaataacgTCTGCGCGTTCAATtgtatataaattataatttagtGATTTTAGTTTCTTATGTTCTTTAAACCATTAATAttctttttcttaaaataaaaagaaaaaccctggtcgatagagaaaataataagaagaagaagaaaaatcttTTGTTGTTGACTCATGCTTTTGGTCATGGGTTAGTAGTAACAATCCTTCTTGGTCTCTTTCTTCCCATCCATTCAACTTCTCTCCTCTATTCTTCATcttgtttgtatcatacttagggcctccgtatttagatctcgtataaatactcggaggactcaaatgtaattatgtaataaaggaaggggcaaatatgtaataagtgaggagcccttagtctataaaaggactcatcaccctccTCATTtggagaggccaattcctaggccatgagaagcctcactctcaccctcagaggctctcaccctctcatcctctcacaaatagagaaatacaatatcagtgtgacgtagcccaaacattggggtgaaccacgatacatcttgtgttatttactttcttgcagatttacggtcgaatttacgttgttccaagacccctcatgttttgtgcatcaacatttggcgccgtctatgagaatcgacacgaaaaactatgtcggttctctttcattttttcatctcaccaccgaaAAATCTCACActatccaccgtgaatctgcagaaacaccaaaccaaaatcccagtctcatctctctctctagaaacctAGTATAGGAGTAAGACCAAAACTAGAAGATGGAGGAGCAAGGCAGCATCCATGCTGCAAGGAAGAAGGGAGGCTTGGTCACAATGCCCTTCATGCTAATAAGGTTTGTGAGAAGTTGGCTGTGGTGGGATTCCATGCAAACATGATAAGCGACTTGACAACGCAGCTTCATATGCCGTTAACAA is part of the Malus domestica chromosome 12, GDT2T_hap1 genome and encodes:
- the LOC139189772 gene encoding uncharacterized protein, which translates into the protein MATSHFPQPPKIRLNSLFVSKLNISRGMLGANFDVTFTIENPNLVSWVRFNRLDGSILYKDSTILTYSLEPFVLGLKQQRTMHVKISTMGSQDVDQPAVEEGVLDEMKRQGEEGAVDLSLEMFAWATYKSGWCGTQSVTMNPQCLDLRVGFLPKVGFGSWISGGPITCSVPMLIN